The following proteins come from a genomic window of Larimichthys crocea isolate SSNF chromosome III, L_crocea_2.0, whole genome shotgun sequence:
- the LOC113745659 gene encoding cystatin-like: protein MFFWFCIVLCALAGCFVTTRDVMTGEPREVAVNGTRVVNAARFAVVEFNKANAEDVFAYKLSNISSAKIQVVAGINYILEVKISRTMCKTSVTTDGEPCIYHSEPKELQCHFIVTEVPWEDSRALTQNKCRLHNNCK from the exons ATGTTCTTCTGGTTTTGTATTGTCCTTTGCGCTTTGGCCGGTTGCTTTGTGACCACCAGAGACGTGATGACCGGTGAGCCGCGTGAAGTCGCAGTGAACGGCACCAGAGTTGTGAACGCAGCCCGGTTTGCTGTGGTTGAATTCAACAAAGCCAACGCAGAAGACGTGTTTGCTTATAAACTTTCGAACATATCATCGGCCAAAATCCAG GTGGTCGCGGGAATAAACTACATCCTGGAAGTGAAGATTAGTCGTACAATGTGCAAGACAAGCGTCACGACAGACGGTGAACCATGTATTTACCACTCTGAACCCAAG GAACTTCAGTGCCACTTCATTGTTACAGAAGTCCCTTGGGAGGATTCACGTGCACTCACTCAAAACAAGTGTCGACTGCATAATAATTGCAAGTAA